In Camelus dromedarius isolate mCamDro1 chromosome 7, mCamDro1.pat, whole genome shotgun sequence, the sequence TAATTACAATGAAGCTAATTGCCTCTGCAGTTCTGTTTTCAAAGTTTGCTCCTGAGGGATATGTTTCTTGGCAAGAAGCTTCGGCTAAACAAATTGTGTCGTGGAAGAGAGAGGCACCTGGGATAATGTATCTCTGAACCTTAGTgttcaagaaatgaaaaagaggaaatgtcCATGTTCACGGTGGTGTGTTCTACAACATGGATGTTTTCCTCAGTGGCTTGGGTGCTTAGGGTAAAGTCCGTGTCTGGTTGCCCCGCATGCTCTCTGGGAGCAGTGCTTAGAGTGTCATCCATTTCTTTATGATCTGTCTGCTGAGCAGAAGCTTCTACAAAGGGATGGCACATTACAGCAGTTGACTGTTGAAATTTCCAAGGGACCCATTTCTAAATCTTAGATTAATTTTCTTCCTAAGCTGTTCCACATGGCAACGTTCCCAAACCTGACCAATCATCGGAATCTcctggagaattttttaaaatacaagtagCTCTTTGTGGAATTAATCAGACAACTCCTACAGAGCTTTGCCCTCACTGGGTGTGAGACAGGAGGGCACGCCTTCCCAGGTGCGCTAAGTGACGGCAGTAGCAGATTGGGGCCGACTGTGTGGAAGAGAAGGAGCCATGAAAGAGCTGTCTTCTGGCTTCTTGACTTTGAAACTTTATCCCTTTAGGTTGCTCTTCTTTACATAGAAAGATCTTTATGAGCTCTGAGAAAAATACTTTACCTAATGAGAAAAACTTGCAAAAGGTACGAACACACagttcatggggaaaaaaattaatgtccaGTCATCTTATGTTCAgtctaataatcagagaaatgcaaattgaagccAAAATGCAgtacctttttatttttggtctatTATATTggcaagataaaaaataattattctcaCTGCTGCTGGTGGGGGCAGTAAGACGactattttcatataattttatggtaaattgatacagcctttctggaaaaaaaattatgtattgaattttttaaaatgtctacaaccTTTGACTCAGTAATCCCACTTATGAGtgtttatcctaaggaaataatcaacatTTTTTTGAAAGATTTATATACTAGGATGTAAGTTGATTTTAATGATGAAATACTCGGAGGTAATCTAACCCTTCTTGTATGGTAAGACATCTAAGTATGGTACACCCACATGAAAGAATAATATGCAGCTATTAAATCatacttttgaaaaaattttaatgaatgacTTGAAGGAAAATCTAGGGGAAAATCGTTAGGAAAGCAAGATACAAAGTTATATATTCATTATGATCATGTCTTAGCATTAAATATATGCATAAGTATGCATAGAGAGCCGTAGCAAACTGTGTAGGATAGGATGGTAATATTGTGGTtggtttttattactttttaaattttgtacatGTACATTTAGTGTGTAATATTTGTAGAACTTAGTAAGTGTTCTTTAAGAAAAGATCTGGCAGTTAGCAAATGCAGGCGTCTTGTAACTGGATGTTTGCTTTCTAGGTATTGGGGCACTGACTTTTGCTCTTCTGATGTCAGCAAGGATGGGTATTTTCCAAGAGACTCTCTACAAACAATTCGGAAAACACTCCAAGGAGGCTTTGTTTTATAATGTAAGCGATTTCTTGAACCCGGGGAAGATGAAAATCACTGAGTTATTAttgtatgtacacatatgtaaTTACATATATGTGATATGTTATTTCAAATATGATATGCCATCCTTCTGATATTTATTATCCAGTAAGGTGCCTTGGGACCCACGGACTCTGGCACTTTTGATAGACTGCCACAGTCCTCTACAGGAGGTGATCATAATCAGTCAGTGTAAACAGAACATGTCTGCTAACCAGGTACTGCCCCATGGGACAAGGAACCCAAGGTTCCCACAGATGAAATCAAGTTAAAACCAAGATGGAAACCTGAAACGGGAATAGAAGGTCCAAgaaccacaagccaaggagcatGTATGCAGGCAGGCCTTTGAGAGAGCTGAGGAGGATGGGGTTTGAGGAGTTACGTTCCTCAGTTGGGCTTTATTCATCTGATGGAGAGtttaattagttaattatatACGTTCACTCTTCTTTGTTTGAAACTGCTGATCTAGAGCCACCTCCTCTAGTGTTCCTCTTTCTCGCCCCtctttcctattaaaaaatgTCCAAAGTACAGCCCCTCAAGGTCACAGTGACAGGGTTGCCTCCAGATTCAACAACCTCAGGGATTCCTTCCCTGCCAACTTTTTGTACTGAAGTGTCAGATGAGCAATTTGAGATATTTAATTGGGAGCTAGAGTATGTGgccaggaatttttaaaataaaggaacatTCTGTTTGgttcacatgattttttttagcaCAATACCTGGCTCATAGTTAACTGCTTGGTTAAGGTTAGCTGTGATTCCTTATtatgattgtggtggtggtggttgtgggtTGTGGCCAAGCCCATTAATCTTTGCTTACCTGTtgtttccccttccttcttcagtctctctttattcttgtcttcctttctttttccctgacATCATATTGTTCTCCACTCTCTTTTCCCACTAGTTTCCTGAACACGCTAAAATCTGCCTTCAcattccatataatttttaaatccatTATATTTGCTTAACTGGTctcaaaaatagtaaaatgtggCAAATCGTTAGGTTAGAATGACTGTGTGTTTACATTTCCCATTCTCTTTTGTTGAGTAAAAAGGTGCTGGCTCTCTTTTTTAGTTTTGTGTTAGGGACCATCACACTCCACAGGGCACAGACTGTAATTCGGGGGTTGATATCATACCATACAGTGTCAGGTGGTCAGTAGCACTGGATACATTTAACTTAATAAGTCTGACTTGCCTTTCTTGATGTTGCCTGTTAAACAACTTGTAGAACCTTCAATCATTGTAAAGATACTCTAATTATTCTGTAATGTTTTTGCAGTTAAATTTACGTGAAATGTTTCTTCCCATAGCACGCCCTTCCACTTCCTGGTTTCATCTTCTTGGCATCTGATATTTATGACCATGCAGTTCTATTCAATAAGTCTGGTGAGTCTGGGGTTATTCAGTAGAACTACCTGAGAGTTTCAGAGGCAACGTCTCAGTTTTACTCTTGACTTGACCACTgcttttttcatgattttttaaaatttatttttattgaagtacagtcagtttacaatgttgtgtcagtttctggtgtacagcacaatacttcagtcacataggaatatatacatttgtcctcatattcttcttcaccataggttacaagatattgaatatattccctgtgctatacactataaacttgttcatctattttatatatattagttagtatctgcaaccTCGAAggcattctgagtgaagtaagccaaaagagaaagaagaataccacatgatgtcacttacacgtagaatctaaaaaaaaaaaaaagacgaatgaacttatttacaaaacagaaacagactcacagacatagaaaacaaatttatggttaccagtgggggaagggagtgaaaagggataaactgggaattcgaaatttTTTCGTGATCTTATCCAAATCATCTGTCCCCCTGAAATTGTCTGTCCCCCTGAAGTCGTCCCCATTCCACCTTCCAGGAATATAGGGCCATTAATCTGTAGTTGCAGCAGCAAAAGCTTTTACAAGCACTTTTCAgttatttgcaaatgaaacaagACAGTATCTTCAAACTTTCTATTTTGCTTTGGAATTTGTGTGTTTGCATTTGAATGTGGAATGTTTGATAttctgaaaatgcaaatgaatagTAATAACACACTGCAGAGACTGGAGCCTTGAACAGTTAGGCAGTGGTCCAGCTCTCTCCACTCCTGTTCATCCTTCTCTGCTGGGAAAGGCAGATCTGCTTAGAGATCCAGGCCGAGCCACCTCAGAGCCAGGAGGGTGAAAATGACAACAGGGCTTTTTCCTAGTTACAGAGTAGGTAGGCGGTAGGAATCAGCAAAATTAGTTCAAAAGTCTACATTGTAAGTTagctatgattttttaaagtggttgTTTAATAAGCTATTGCCAGTTAACTTGAGAGAAATTACTTGTATAATCTGATTATCTATTAAAAGAATGTGTGTTATACAGACAGTGAAtacacaaggaacaaagaaacatttttcgtcttttggggttttttttaagtttatgtatttattttacaatatcgtattttttaattgaagtatagttgatgtacaatatatgttacaggtataaaatatagcacaatttttaaaagttatactccatttacagttattataaaatattggctgtatgccccatgttgtacaatacctCCTTGTGGCTTGTTTTATACCtgacagtttgtacctcttaatcctccacctccatcttgctcctcccccttccctctccccactggtaaccaccatttccttctctacatctgtgagcctctttcaaagaaacatttttaaaactaaggCTTTATGTTGTTCAGACCTAAAGTGGCAAGTGTGTTGCATAGAATGACAGTAGCTGCTCAGTGAACATTTGTTTGCTCTCTGATTGTGGACTGTGAAGTTGTGGTTGTTCTCTGTTTGCAAAATTGCCTCTCCCATTTGCCCACAAATAAGTGTAATGAAGGTAGAGTGTAAGAAAGTTTTTAAGGCTCTGAATTACTCGGtcatttctgactttttaaactgagatataattgacatatagctgATTTTTGATGCAGTGATTTTTCAGGTCTCTTAGGGCCCCCACATAGCAAAGGGCTATTGAAATAAACACATTGTCAAATTCCTTGGGATTAATAATGATTTAGTTACTAGAATGTTCCTTCTAAAAGTTGCAGGGATgggtatttatataatttttttttaagaatctgcCTTCAACTTCCTTAGAATCACCCCtaagtatacatttttttctcttgcttaagTGTCTGAGATGAACCTTTTATCCTAGAATTTCCTAAGGGCACTGAACATTCGTCTAAATAAAGCCCTTCTAATTGCCTCTTTCCCCAGCAAACTGATACAGTGGATCTCTGAAGTTATTAAATAGTAATAACACTTGGTAGCTTACTTTTCATTTCAGTACTTGCTAAGTGTTTCAGAGACAGTATAATATTGGGATTTCCCACTAGTCAGACATACAATTATAACAAGTTATCTTTATTTAGGTatatgaaatgttattttttgcaaaagaaaattaatgttcATTTACTAACCAGATTGCAACATCACTTTGTTAGACTTTCCTGAGTTATGCTGTATAATTCAAAGCCCCAAACAATTCAGCAATTCAGAAAAACTGACCCTTCAAGGGTGTATATGTCCTTATTTTCTTTGATCTTggatattttatttcctcccaagTATGTACTGTGTAGGCCTCATTATATAAAGCTAACATAAGTAtgtatttaaaggaagaaaaggtacAGTTCGATCACCCTACCCATGAGCTAATTTCATTTTATCGGTGTCCTTCCCAACACTATTTACATATATTCTTGTGTAATCCTTGTGTAGGTATAATTTTatacttgctttttcactttcagtctgaGTCATAATCCTTGTGTAGGTATAATTTTACACTTGCTTTCTCACTTTCATTCTGAGTTTTTTATGTGACTGTGTATGATCTTTGtttatatcaaatatataatgCCTCATCTAGTTAAAGTATCTTTGCTTACATAGTCCTTGCTCTAtcattggacatttagattgATTCAGAGTTTTTCCTTATTACAAATACTACTGCGATGCATGtagaacttttttcttcttttaaggtaACTACGATTAACTCCTAAAAGTGAGTAGCAATACTTTTATGGCCCCTTGATACATAAtgtgaaattgattttttaaaaaaacaccaatTTATGCTACCACCCACTGAATGGCTGCCAGTTTCACCACCATTTTGCCAGATTAGGATATTATTTATCAATGTTTAACAGCTAATTTAATAGATACAGAATGGTACAGCCTTGTATAACTTAGAATTGGTTACTAGCAGTATTGAACATATTTCCAAATGGCATTTAGTTATAGGTTGTCTCTCATCTTGTATTAATGGTCAGTTAAGACCATATCATTTTGAACTTCTCTGTGTTTCACAGTCTTTCTTTGTAAAGTGGGGTCCTATTCAGGCAAATGGTAAAGAgtctattttaaaagtaaaataaattataatttgttttaaggAACCAGTGAAATGACTCTTGAGGCTGATAATATTCTGGAATCAAGGCAAGTAAAGTGGTGGAAGGTCCAAATGTCTCTGCGAGAGAGAACGTTGCTGCCTCTGTTATGTTCACCTGTATTACTCGATTCAAAAAAGATGAAGACTTAAGACGTCAAAAGTGATGCAACTGTCCTCTCTTAATCTTTGCAGAACTGTATCAAGTTCCAGGCATTGGTGTGACAGTGCCCATCATGTGGTTCTACCTCCTCATGAATGTCATCACTCAGTATCCTTTGCACTCCTCTGCCATCCAGTCATCTCTGTGTTATTTTGGCCCAGGAAAGTTTATCCTTTTCTTCTAATGGTGCAGTGACatgagttttgtttttgccttGATCTGTTCTGCAGTAAGTGGGAGACAAGCCCAGCCAGCGAGCTCCTTTGTGGGGGGCCGGAGAGACAGTGGTGGTCGGAGGGTCAGTCGGCCACAGGGCACCATGAAGGAGAAGCTCTAGGTGCAGGTGTGGAAATCAGTGGGTAATCAAGAATTAGCATATGACACCAATGCTCTGTGATTTCTACCATCCTAGGATATTTCACAGGCTGTCTCAAAATTCtgcaaaaaatttcaaattaatgaaaacctacttttttttaaaaacgttCTTTTGAATGACCTCAAGCCCTTTCTAAAAATCATCTTTGAAACAACTGAGATTGACCTCATTCCTCTGAAGTCACCTCAAAGGACTGCCCTACAGAGAGAGATTCTTTGTAGAGGAGGGGGTGGAAGGACCGGGGACCAGATCAAATAAAGAGGGATGTGATCGCCTTTACTGAGAGTTACCCTCTGTCATTACTAGGGAGACAGCCTTCAGTGTGAACTGTGAGAAGAATCCAGAATAATCATAGGAGGGCTTCAGGCCCTTTGACGTTAGGCCCCACAACCAGAATGGCGGGACGGGAGTTCTGCAGGGTGTTCGGCCAAGGAAGAGCCTCAGAGCAGCCGTAGCTGATCCCCACGTTTTCTGGTTCCCTCAGTAGGAATACTGAAGCTCAGATCCTTGCCAGCAGGTTCTGCCGCTGCCCTCTCGGTAGTCCACCGAAAACCGCCTTAACCCCGCCCCTCCAGGTACGTGTGCATCCGCGGTGTGTTCATCCTCACCACAGAGTGCGCCTCCCTCACCGTCACGCTCGTCGTGACTCTCCGCAAGTTCGTGAGCCTCATTTTCTCCATCTTGTATTTCCGGAACCCTTTCACCCTGTGGCACTGGCTGGGCACCTTGTTTGTCTTCCTTGGGACCCTCATGTACACAGAGGTGTGGAACAACCTGGGGACCAGCAAAGGCCAGCCTCAGAAGGAGGACAAGAAGAACTGACGCCTGCCTGGAGCTGAGAGACCGGAGGCAGAGGGGAGCCGGATGCGGCCACCATTTCACCTTGGTTCGTGCCGAATTACCCCCCACGCATCGAACCAGCCCTGCACCAGAGAATCCTCAGAGAGGGGACTTCTCGGGTTTCTCATGACTATAAAGATGGCATTTATGGACTCTGGATTAGAAGCCCCTCAAccctgaaacagaaaaaacagtTCTCTATGGTTGAACAGCCGGTCCATTTGGTGTATGTTTTGTTTACCAGAATATTCAGCACTGTGCTTACTGACGTCTGCGTCCCCAGAGCTGCTGGTTTTACATCCGTGGTCTCGGACAAGATGATCCCTTTTGTTGCTGTTCTGAAGATTCCCGGCCACAACAGTCATTATGCTTCTGTGGCCTTGTCCCCTTGTTCTGTCACCCTGCCACCCCTCAGCAGAACTTTTCAGTCAGTCAGACACTTGAGGCACCTTCACCAGGAACAACAAGTGGCCAAAGGAACAGAGACACGGGTGACCCTGGGGCTGGACCTTCTCTGCTGTGCTGGGAGAGAAGTGGTCGTCCCCAGGAGCCCTGCCGACACCGGAGCAGGCCCGGTGGGAATCCTTTTCCACgttttgctggggttttttttcctacgCAGAAGTCATACGCTTTCACACCTCCTGTGTTCTGTACTTAGAACAAACCTGCAGCATCCCTCTATGGCTCAACATTAATAAGAAAGAGAGGTTGTGTATGAATTAGGAAAGACAGACATTTCCTCCCAGCCTTCTACATGCAGCCCATCAGCCTGGAGCTGAGATGGTTAACGCCAGGAGAAGCCTGGCCCTGGTGGCACCCAGAGAGCCACGGCTCC encodes:
- the SLC35B4 gene encoding nucleotide sugar transporter SLC35B4 translates to MHPAFAVGLVFAGCCSNVIFLELLARRHPGCGNIVTFAQFLFIAVEGFLFEADLGRKPPAIPIRYYAVMVTMFFTVSVVNNYALNLNIAMPLHMIFRSGSLIANMILGIIILKKRYSIFKYTSIALVSVGIFICTFMSAKQVTSESSSSENDGFQAFAWWLLGIGALTFALLMSARMGIFQETLYKQFGKHSKEALFYNHALPLPGFIFLASDIYDHAVLFNKSELYQVPGIGVTVPIMWFYLLMNVITQYVCIRGVFILTTECASLTVTLVVTLRKFVSLIFSILYFRNPFTLWHWLGTLFVFLGTLMYTEVWNNLGTSKGQPQKEDKKN